A region of Deltaproteobacteria bacterium DNA encodes the following proteins:
- a CDS encoding AAA family ATPase has translation DSHCIDLLKTDSYLRYRNEPWLLREELSADKGQSLVVIDEIQITF, from the coding sequence GATTCTCATTGCATTGACCTACTAAAGACCGATTCTTACCTGCGTTATCGCAATGAGCCCTGGCTGCTTAGGGAAGAATTATCGGCAGACAAGGGCCAATCTTTGGTGGTCATAGATGAGATTCAAATTACGTTCTGA
- a CDS encoding DUF3592 domain-containing protein, with protein sequence MRFKLRSESEETGPTAALFGSLFFSVFLLFGLFFSYFIGQSVYEGLVSYTWHRHICTITSSSITDKGDKYEFNVEYSYSFKEQPFLSNRFSSSGMRSTDYGELQKLELKYSHGMQVACYINPQSPTVSVLEHGSIFSPLLLLFPLIFFGIGFGGLYAMWIAKRKAAVSQGEQSISKKAKDSYGKNILIILSGIFLLVGFGFLVVAIIMPLMHAMEANTWNPSDCEVISSRVNSHSSDDTTTYSVDILYEYTNNGKQYKSNRYNFSPFTSSSGRDAKSRIVKQYPPGRRFQCFVNPLDPTEAVIERGLNSDNLVIAIVTLLFIGLGAMGLYFGLSSRRRKRRLYALDIANYSSSVVDNADWLPTFKSSGVVTPEGNILLTSNFSPMRDLFFMIIFSAIWNGILSVFVFQAIEGWQNGNPDWFRALFLLPFVLIGAGTAVGIIYCFLALFNPRILLAVSSEQLRLGDTLRVNWKTSGRRHLISHFKIELQGLEEATYRRGTNTYTDKNVFKTIALIDTAQSITVQQGEASATIPVDTMHSFESTNNKIIWKLKVHGVIHRWPDLLAEYLVCILPK encoded by the coding sequence ATGAGATTCAAATTACGTTCTGAGTCAGAAGAGACAGGACCGACAGCTGCACTTTTCGGTAGCCTGTTTTTTTCGGTATTTTTGTTATTCGGCCTGTTCTTTTCTTATTTTATCGGCCAGTCTGTTTATGAGGGGCTTGTTAGTTACACCTGGCATAGACACATCTGCACAATTACTTCGAGCTCTATTACAGACAAAGGCGACAAGTACGAGTTTAATGTAGAATATAGTTACTCATTTAAAGAGCAGCCCTTTTTGTCGAATAGATTCAGCAGTTCTGGGATGCGGTCTACCGACTATGGCGAGCTACAAAAACTCGAGCTCAAGTACTCGCACGGGATGCAGGTTGCCTGTTATATCAACCCACAGTCACCAACTGTGTCTGTGCTAGAACATGGATCTATTTTTTCGCCTCTGCTCTTGTTATTCCCTCTTATCTTTTTCGGCATAGGTTTCGGTGGACTATATGCTATGTGGATCGCCAAGCGAAAAGCGGCCGTTTCGCAAGGAGAGCAATCTATCTCGAAAAAGGCAAAGGACTCGTATGGCAAAAACATACTGATTATTTTGTCTGGCATATTTCTCTTAGTAGGATTCGGCTTTCTTGTCGTCGCGATCATCATGCCACTAATGCATGCAATGGAGGCAAACACCTGGAATCCTTCGGACTGTGAGGTAATCTCTAGCAGAGTAAATAGTCACTCAAGTGACGACACGACGACGTATAGTGTAGATATACTTTACGAGTACACGAATAATGGCAAACAGTATAAATCAAACCGCTATAACTTTAGCCCTTTTACCTCTAGCAGCGGGCGAGACGCAAAGTCTCGGATAGTAAAACAGTATCCGCCCGGTCGCAGGTTCCAATGTTTTGTAAATCCGCTTGATCCGACTGAAGCAGTAATAGAGCGAGGGCTTAATTCCGACAATTTAGTGATTGCTATAGTCACACTGCTATTTATCGGCCTTGGGGCCATGGGGTTATATTTTGGGCTATCTTCCCGTCGAAGAAAACGCCGTTTGTATGCTTTGGACATTGCGAATTACTCATCCTCGGTGGTTGACAATGCAGATTGGCTTCCAACTTTCAAATCATCGGGTGTTGTCACCCCTGAAGGCAATATTTTGTTGACATCTAATTTCTCGCCGATGCGTGACTTATTTTTTATGATTATTTTCTCTGCTATTTGGAATGGCATATTATCTGTGTTTGTGTTCCAAGCTATAGAAGGATGGCAAAATGGTAACCCAGATTGGTTTCGAGCCCTTTTTCTGCTGCCGTTTGTCTTGATTGGAGCAGGCACTGCAGTGGGTATTATCTATTGCTTTCTTGCTTTGTTTAATCCAAGGATTCTGCTTGCCGTGAGTTCCGAGCAATTGCGTCTAGGTGATACTCTAAGAGTTAACTGGAAGACATCTGGTCGAAGGCACCTAATCTCTCACTTCAAGATAGAACTGCAGGGTCTTGAAGAAGCTACTTATCGCCGAGGGACTAATACCTATACAGATAAAAATGTCTTTAAGACAATAGCTCTTATAGACACTGCTCAATCGATAACAGTCCAGCAAGGTGAAGCAAGTGCGACTATTCCAGTAGATACTATGCACTCCTTTGAGAGCACCAATAATAAAATCATCTGGAAACTCAAAGTTCACGGCGTCATTCATCGCTGGCCCGATCTTTTAGCGGAGTATCTCGTATGTATTCTTCCAAAGTGA